The DNA window TATTTGTTTTTGGAATAATAACTAAACCATCACCTAATATTCGATCTGCAAACATTGAATCTTTACAGTCTTCAATTTTTTTTACTTCACCATCAACTGGTGAGTACAAATTTATTTCCATTAAATCATCCTTTCACTAGTAATTTTTCCATAATTTTAAATAAAAAACACATTTTTTTCTAAAAGAAAATACTTTCATTAAATGAAAGTATTTTTTTAAATCTGTTAAACTAAAATTAAATATTTTAATACTATATTTTATGTATTAATCTATCTTTTTATTTGTTTTAAATTTTCTTGTTTTAAATTTGCTATTAATAAATTTAAATTAATATTTTCTTCTTTACTTTTCAATAAATTATAGTATATTTGAACACTATTTAAATTATTAAAAATAATATTTTCTACGTCTTTAAGGATACTTTTTTTAATATGAATTAAATCATAAATCTTTTTAATAATAGTTCTTTCAATGTTTATAATTGATTCATTTAATTTGTCTAAATCTATCTGCTTAAACAATTGATCAATCTGTTCTTCTAACACCGCAATTACTTTTGAATTGTCAATTGATTGATATCTTATTTTATAAATATCTGCCAATTCAAACTTAGATTTAGCAATTAAAATCTTACCTTTTTCAATTATTTTTGTTTTAATTGAGTCTTCTTTTTCAATAACTGAATTTAATTTTTCTTTTACTTTTAATCAGTTTTGAATATTTTTTTCAGTGGCTTTAATTAATTTTAAAGTTGTTTTATCCAAATTCAACATTGTTTGATTTAGTTCTTCTTTTATTTTAGTAACTTCATCTTTATTTAAATTTAATTCTAACTGTGCAAAAGTAATTAAACTTTTAATTGTTTTAGTTAATAAAGTTTTTTCACTTGCTCTTTCTTTATAAGACATCATACTAAATAATACAGCTAATGAAATTGAAATTATGCAGGCTAATAAATAAAATAATCCATTTTCAATTGGACTTATTGCAGCAGTTCCCCCTAATTGAGGTTCAGCAAAGAAGCCAATTAATTGAAATACTCCAATTCCAGTATTAGCTCTTTTAGTTACATTTAAAAGACTAGCAATAGCTCCTGCCAAAAATGCAGCTGCAACACCTGATACTAAAGGTCTTTTTTTAGGTAAATTAATTCCATAAAGAATTGGTTCAGTAATTCCTAAAAAACCTGCTGGAAGCATTCCAATTGCTTCTTTTTTTAATTTTGCATTTTGTGTAACTAAGATAACTCCAATTAAAGCCCCAACTTGTGCTCAAACTGAAATTGAAGAAATACCATAAACACTATGTCCCCCATTTGCAAGATTATCAATCATAACTATTATTCCAAGCATCATATGTAAACCAAAAATAACAGCAACTTGTCATAAACCAACAAATATACCAACTCCAATTCCAATTGGAATTTTTCCTATATAAAATATTAATGAGCCAAATAATGTTTCAAAAAAGTTTCATGCAATTCCATAACCAAAAAATGCTAATGGACAAACTAATGCAATTACAATAAATGGTCTAAACATTAATTCCAAAGCAACTGGAATTACTCTTTTTAATCAAGTATCCAATTTTTTTGCTGTATATATTGCACCAATAATAACAAATATTTTTGTATTCATAGTATTAATTCTAATTTTTGTTATATCATCTAGAACTGGATTTCCCGTGTTAATAGTTCCTAAATCAAGTATTAGGAAATCATTTCCCATCCCTAAACGTCCACCATCACCAAAAAGTAATGGCGAACAAAGAATAACTCCTAAAGCAACACCCATTAATCCCTCCAATTTAAAATAATTTGCAGCAGAAACTGCAAGAACTATTCCCATAAAATAACTAGTTGATATACCAATAATAAATAAGATAACTCACCCCACATTAGCTTCTGCAATCAATACGCCATCTTTAGAGCCTGTCTTAAATATAATATTTGGCATTATATTAGTTTGAACTAAAATAGCAATAATAGCTTGAATTAAGCCTGCTCCGACCATTACAGGAATTATTTTAGCCATAATCCCTGAAAACATAGCTAACATTTTTCTTGTTATTGAAATTTTTTCACTTACTAATCCCAGTTCATTTTTAACTCCTATTGTTTGATTATTTAATTTTAAAACTTCGTCTTTTAATTTATAAACATCTTGCCCAATTATAACTTGTAGTTCAGCTCCATTTCAAACCGTTCCTTTTACAAGATTAGTTTTCTTCAATTCATCAATATTAACCAAACTCTTATTTTTTATTTTAAATCTCAATCTAGTCATACAATTATAAACTTCTTCATAATTTGATGAACCTCCAACAAATTTATTAATTAATTTTGCACTATTCTCATATTTATTTGAAATATTAAAAAATTCTTTTGAATCTGTTGAGGGTTCTAAAATCTTCTTTTCATTTTTAGAAATAAATTCATATGTTATTGTACAAACTAAATCTCCTTGTTTAACTCTACCAATTTTTAAGTTATTTATTTTATATGAATTTAAGTCATTGATATCAAAAACAATTGCAGTTTCTTTTGATAAATCATTTTTTTTGAAATAATCTAAATCAACTGTAAAAAGATCGTCATCTTTATTTACTATATTACCAATTTCTAATTCTGTTGTAAAACCAACTCCTTTTAAAGGTTTTGTATTCATTCCAACATGAACTAAAAACTGTAAACCATCTACATCAAAACTATAAGCATGAAATGTTTCAAAAACCATAGTTACTGTTGCAATATCAGTAAAACCCCTAAAATTATTTGAAGATGGAATTAAAATAAAACCATCACCTAACATTTTTTCAGCAAACATTTGGTCACTACATTTTTCTAATTCTTTTATTTCTCCATTAACTGGCGAATATAATCTAATTTCCATTCTCTTCCTCCTCATTATAATATTTTCACAAATTCAATTAAAAGTTAATGAATTTTTGATAAGAGGAAAATACTTTTAAAAGTGGAAAGTTTCAAAAAAAAATGTAAAAAGTTTCAAAAAAGTTTCAAAAAAGTTTCAAAAAAAAAAAAAAAAGTCATTTCTTATATTAAAATAACTTTTTAAAATTTTATTTATTTGAAATATTTTTTAAATCACTAGGAATTTCTTCTTAAAAATATTTCAAATTTAATTATGACATTTATTTAATCAGTAGAAATTGAACCCTAACTTTTTCCAAATCACTGATTCTACCTCTAAAATAAATTAGAATTTAAATATCTTTTGTATTTGTTATAAAATATATTTCAAAATTTTTATATACAATATTTTATTTTAAATTAATTCTACTATATATTTTTAAACTATTTTTTGTTTTACTAAAATATTTTTTCATTAATTGACTATAAGATATTATTTTTAGTAAAGATAATGTTTTATTCAAATTTATAAATATTTTTTCAAAAAAAGTTTTTTGGGAATTCTATTTTTTGTTATTAAATATTTTCACCATTTTTCTCTATTAGTTCCTTATATCAAAAGAAACTATCTTTTCTAATTCTTTTCATATCCTTTTCATCAAATTCATCACGATTGACATAAACAAATCCATATCGTTTTGAAACTCCGTGATGAGACGATACCAAATCAAATGCGCTTCAAGGCATATAACCAATCATTTCAACTCCATCATTAATTGCTTCACTCATAGCTTTAATATGTTGCTTATAATAATCAATTCGATAGTCATCATGAATTTTCTCATCACTTGTTAGAGTCTCTGTTACTCCAAGTCCATTTTCTGTTATCATAATGGGCAAGCGATATCTATCATAAACTTCTCTTAAAGTACTTTTAAAACCAACTGGATCAATTTCTCAACCATATTCAGTTTTTTGTAAATTTTTATTTTTAATACTTCTACCTATTCCAGGAATAACATAACCTGTTTGTTGATCGGTTTTATTAATTAAAGAATCTTTAACATCATCAGCACTTTCATTTTGAACTGTCATTGTTGAATAATAGTTAAAGGCAATAAAATCTGGTTTAGAATCTTTTAAAATTTTTTCTTCTTCTTTTGTGATAATTATTTTTTCATTAATTTTTTTTAAGAAATTTTTAAACCAAGTTCCGTATTCACCCCTACAAACAATATCTAAAAATATTCAATTTCTTATTTGTTCAAAAGTTAATTTTGTTAAATAATCTTCTGGTGTATTTGAATTTGCATAAACTGATGCAATGTTTGGTGCTGGTCCAATTTTTGCATTGGGTAGCATTTTTCTACACAATCTAATTGCTTTTGCTTGAGCAACATTTAAATTATGCATAATTTGTCATTTACTTGCTTTTGATTTTTCTGAAATAAGACCAATAGCTTCTCCAACAAAAACAAACATATTAAGTTCATTTATAGTTAACCAATATTTAACCTTTGAACCATAATTTTCAAATAAAACTTTTGCATATAATTCAAACATATTTGAAAACTCATTACTATCTAATCCGCCTTTTTCATCAATAAAGGTTGGACTATCAAAATGAAACATTGTAACTACAGGTTCAATTTTATATTTTAGAAGCTCATCAATTAAATTATTATAGAATTTAATTCCTTCAGGATTAATATCTCCTTTAGCATTTTTAATAATTCTTGCTCATGATATTGAAAATCTATAAGATTTAAATCCCATCTCAGCCATTAAAGCCACATCTTCTTTTCAGTGATTATAATGATCTGTAGCTACTTTAAATCCTGTAATACCTTTAGGGTAAATTTCTCTTTCATCAAATTTATCCATTATTGATGGAGCTTTTCCCCCTTGATTAATTCCTCCCTCAAATTGATATGCACTTGTAGATGCACCTCATAAAAAATCTTTTGGAAATTTATTCATTTATTATTCCTCCTTAGTTAATAAATACTTCAACTATTTTTTTATGTTATTGGTAAGTTTTAAATTTATTTCTTTAAAAATATATAAAACTTCTTTAATATTTAATAAACAATTACGCACTTAATTTAAGTTCTTTTTTTAATAAATTTTTTTCTTTTTTTAATTCATCTATTTTTTCATTTAGATTAATATTTGGATTTTTATTATCCAATAAACCATAATATATTTGAATACTATTTAAATTATTAAATATTATCGGTTCTAAATCTTTGATGACATCTTTATTTAGAAAACTTAATTTATTTAACTTACTCATAATTTTTTTCTCAAGTTCTGAAATATTTTTATTTAATCTCTCTAAATCAATTAACTTATATTGTTCATCTATTTTTTCCTTTAATAAATTAATTTTTTGAGAATTATCAATTGCCTTATATTTTTCCATATATAAATTAGCTAAATTAAATTTTTTATTTTTTATTGAATTTTTACCTTTAGTAAGTATTTTTTCTTTTGCAAGCTCTTCAATTTCTAAAATATTATTTAATTTTACTTTTGTTTTTAATCATGTCTGAATGTTTTTTTCAACAGATTTTATAAGTTGTAAATTTTCTTTGTCAATACTACTTACAATTTGATTTAAGTCTTTTTTAAGTTTTAAGGAATCTGATTTATTTAAATTTAATTCTAACATTGTTAATAATCTTAATTTATTAATTGTCTTATTAAATAAAGTTTTTTCACTTTCCCTTTCTTTATATGACATCATACTAAACAATAAAGATAATAGAACTGACATTAAACAAGCTAATAGATAAAATAAACCATTAAGAGTAGAACTTATTTTTCCTACACCTCCTAAGACAGGTTCAGAAAAGAAACCAATTGCTTCAAATACACCAATACCACTTTTTGCTCTTTGTGTAACTCCAACAATATTTGCAAAGGCTCCTGCAAAAAATGCACCACATACCCCAGAAATTAAAGGTCTTCTTTTAGGTAAATTTATACCATAAAGAATTGGCTCTGTAATTCCAAGTAAACCTGCAGGAAGCATTCCTATTCCTTGTTTTTTTAATTTTGCATTTTGTGTAACTAAGATAACTCCAATTAAAGCCCCAACTTGTGCTCAAACTGAAATTGAAGAAATACCATATATTGTTTGACCTCCAGTTGTTGGTGAAAAATAATCAAGCATTGCAATTAAACCTAAAACCATATGTAATCCAAAAATAACTGTAACTTGTCAAATTGCAACAAAGATACCAACCCCTATTCCTAATGGTATTTTTGTTAAATAGAACATTGATGATCCAAATAAAACTTCAATAAAGTTTCAAATTATTCCATAACAAAAGAAAGATAAAGGAACAACTATCATAATTACAATAAAAGGTCTAAACATTAATTCCAATGTAATTGGAATAACTCTTTTTAGTCAAGTATCTATTATTTTAGCTGTATATATAGCACCTGCAATAACAAAGACTTTTGTACTCAGCGAGGTGACTTTAATTTTTGTTATCTGATCTAAAATTGGATTTCCAGTATTAATTTTTCCAAGGTCAAATAATAAAAACTCATTTCCCATACCATTTTGTCCACCATCACCAAATATAAATGGACAACAGAGAATAAGACCAAGTGCAATTCCCATTAATCCCTCTAGTTTAAAATGACTTGCCGATGCAACAGCAACCATAATTCCTATAAAATAAATAGTTGATTTTCCCATTGCAAATAAGATAACTCATCCTATTGCAGCATCTTGAAATAGAACATCATTTGCACCAGGATTTTCACTTAATTTAAATACAATATTTGGCATTACTCCTGTTTGCATTAAAATAGCTATAATTGCTTGAATTAACCCAACACCAGCACCAATAGGAATCATTTTAACCATAATTGCTGCAAATGTAGTTAAGAATTTTCGTCCTAAGGAAACTTTCGAACTATTAATCCCTAATGAAGTTCTTATTGCTAAAGATTGAGAATTTAAATTAATAATCTCTTCTTTTAATTTATAAACATCTTGTCCAATTATAATTTGTAATTCATTTCCATTTCAAACCGTTCCTTTAATAAGATCCAACTTTTGAATTTCATCAATATTTACAAGTTCCTTATTTTTAACACTAAATCTAAGTCTTGTCATACAATTATATACTTCATTATAATTTGACTGAGTACCTATTAATTTATTAATTGAAGCTGCACATTTTTCATATTTATTTGTCATATTAAAAAAGTGAGCAGGATCAGTTATAGTTTTTAAATCTTTTTCCACCTTTTTTGATTTGAATTTATAATCAATTGTACAAATTAAATCTCCTTGATTTACTTGTCCTAACTTCAAGTTATTTATTTGATAACTACTTAAATTATTAAATTCAAAAACTATTGGTGTTTCATTAACTATTTTTTTCCTTTTTAATAAATCTAAATCTACACTAAAAATATCATCATCTTTAGTTACTTTATCCCCTACTTTTAAATTTGTTGCGAATCCTTCTCCTTTTAACAAGACGGTATCCATTCCACAATGAATTAAAAATTGCAATCCTTCAACATCAAAACCATACGCATGATAAGTATCAAATATCATAGTCACTTTTGCATTATCAAAGAATCCCTTAAAATTATTTGATTTTGGAATAATAACTAGTCCATCACCTAACATACGATCTGCAAAGATTGAGTCATTACAATCTTGAATATTTTTTATTTCACCATCAACTGGTGAATATAAATTTAGTTTCATATATCCTCTCCTAACAGTAATATTTTCCATTAAATTGGGAAAAAGAAAATATTTCTCCATTAAAAAGAAAATACTTTCACTGTTAGAAAGTATTTTGTACGCATTCAAATATTTGTAGAAACAGCATCTCCAAAGCTATATTTCTATATATTGATTTTGTTTTATCTAATTGATAATTAATTAAAGTTTTATCTGTAAAATTTATATCCAATTGAATATCTTGATTTGCAGTTGTAATTAAAAATCTTTTATTTTCTTCATTAGTTTCACACTCAAATATTTTTAGTAATGAGCGATTATTACTTGAACAAACAATTAAAATTTCAAGCTCATTTTCACTATTTTTTACTGCATCTTTTCTATATTCTCAAGAAATAATTCTAACTACTTTATTTAAATTAGCAAATAATTCTGAAATATACAAACTTGCATGTCTAATTTGATTTGAAGGATATAAATTTATAATTTTTACATCTTTAATTGCTTTTGCTAAATTTTCGATAAATAAACTATTTTCTATAATTCATTTTTGAATAGATTCAAATCTTTCAAAAGAACTAACTTTATTAACATTTTCAGTTCAACCATAACGATCATACTCACTTTTTAAAATAAAAACTAATTCTCTGTATCCTGTACAACCAATTTTTTGAGAAAATTTGGTTATAGTTGATAATGAGACATAACATTCTTTTGCAAGCTCTTCTTGATTTTTGAATTCCCCTTTTGCAAAGTTTTCTATAATTTTTTTAGCAATAATTTTAAAGTTTGTTTCTTCAACAGAATCACTTAATTTTATTAATTTATTAATTGCTGTCATATCATATCATTTCCTATTCATTCAAATTATATATTTAAATAAAAAAGTAAAATATTATATTTACTTATGTAAAATATTTTACTTTTATATCTCCATAGTTTTAACAAATTTTTTAAATCAATCAAATGATTTTTTCTTAAATCTATCCCCAGTTCCTTTATGATAATCGTCATAATCAACAAAAATTAAACCATAACGTTTTGACATTTCATTTGACCCTGCACTAACAACGTCAATTGGAGTTCACATAGTATAACCAAATAAATTTATTCCATCTTCAATTGCTAAACTCATTTGCTCAAAGTGTCTTGATAGATAATCAATTCGATAATCATCTTCAACAGTGTTTTTTTCATTTAATTTTTCTAAAACACCAATTCCATTTTCTGAAATAAATAAAGGGACATGATATCGATCTCACAATTGATTTAAAGTATATCTTAAACCAATGGGATCAATTTGTCATCCTCACTCTGATGCTTCTAAGAAAGGATTTTTACCAAGTTTCATTAAATTACCTTCAGTTAATTCACCTTCTTCTTTTGCAATTGTACTTGACATATAATAGCTAAATGAAATAAAGTCAACAGGATTATTTTTTAATAATTCATCATCACCTTTTTCTTTTATAATTTCAATATTATTGTCTTTAAAATATTTTAAAGAATATCAAGGGTATTCACCTTTAATCATTACATCATAGTAAAATAATTTTCTCATTAATTCCTTTTGTTGATTTTCAAAAACATTTATTGGATTACAATCTAAAGCATACGTAGTTGAATTAGCAAGCATACAACCAACTTGAATATTTTTAAATTTTTTAGAATACTCAACAACTTTTGCTTGTGCAATAAACTGATGATGTAAGTCTTGATAAGAAGAATTTATTTTTTCAAATACAGTTTTTTTAGTATTATCTTCTACAAAGAAAGCCCCCATTAAAACTGATAAATTTATTTCATTAATTGGTAATCAGTATTTCACATATTCATTAAATTCATCGATAAGTACTTTGGCGTATTTAAAATACATATCAACTACTTGTCTATTTCTTCATCCACCGTGATTTTGAACTATTGGAAATGGTGTATCAAAATGATTTATTGTAACCATTATTTCCAATCCCTGTTTTTTACATTCTTTAAATACATTTCTATAAAACTCTAATCCTTTTTGATTGGGTTCTTTTTCGTCACCATTTGGAAATATTCTTCCTCAAGCCACTGACATTCTAAATATTTTTAATCCTGCTTCTTTAAACAAAGCAATATCTTCTTTATATCTATTATAAAAATCTATTCCAAATCTTTTAGGATAATGTAAACCCTTTTTATTTTCAATTGAATCTAATAAATCCTGTTTTGTTAATTTTCTTGTTGCAGTTAAATCTTTCTTATCTTTTAATTCAATATAAGGAATCATTTCTAATAATGATAACGATTTTCCATCAACATCATAAGCTCCTTCTATTTGAGAAGCTGCTGTAGCTCCCCCTCAAAGGAAATCTTTTGGAAATTTTAATTTTTTTGCCATTAAATATTTTCTCCATTTCTTTCTATTAGTTCCTTGTATCAAAAGAAACTATCTTTTCTGATTCTTTTCATATCTTTTTCATCAAATTCATCACGATTGACATAAACAAATCCATATCGTTTTGAAACTCCCTCGTGAGTTGAAACTAAATCAATTGCGCTTCAAGGCATATAACCAATCATTTCAACTCCATCAGAAATAGCTTCACTCATAGCTTTAATATGTTTTTGATAATATTCAATTCTATAATTATCATGAATTTTTTCATCCTTTGTTAAAACTTCTTTTGCACCAATTCCATTTTCTGTTATCATAATTGGTAATTGGTATCTATCATAAACTTCTCTTAAAGTATTTCTAAATCCAACATAATCAATTTCTCAACCATAATCAGTTTTTGGTAAGTTTTTATTTTTAACAGTTTTTCCTACACCTGGAATAACAAGACCTGAGTGTTGATCTATCTTATTATCTAAGGTTTTTTTAATATCTTGAGCACTTACATATTCAACAGTCATTGTCGAATAATAATTAAATGCAATAAAATCTGGTTTGGAATCTTTTAAAATTTCTTCTTCCTCTTTTGTAATAATTATCTCTTCTTTAATTTTTTTTAAGAAATTTTTAAATCACGTTCCATATTCGCCTCTACAGACAATATCTAAAAATATTCAATTTCTTATTTGATCAAAATTTAGTTTTGCTAAATGATCTTCTGGTTTATTTGAATTTGCATAAACTGATGAAATATTTGGTGCGGGACCAATCTTTACATTTGGTAGCATTTTCTTACAAAGCCTAATTACTTTTGCCTGAGCTACATTTAAATTATGCATAATTTGTCATTTACTTGCTTTTGATTTTTCTGAAATTACTCCAATAACTTGACCCACAAAAGCAAACATATTTAACTCATTTATAGTTAATCAATATTTAACTTTTGAGCCATAATTTTCAAATAAAACTTTTGCATACAATTCAAATATATTTGAAAACTGATTGCTATCTAACCCGCCAATTTCTTCGATGAATGTTGGAGTATCAAAATGAAATATTGTAACAACTGGTTCAATATTGTACTTTATAAGTTCATCAATTAAATCATTATAAAATTTAATTCCTTCAGGATTTACATCCCCTTTAATATTTTTAATAATTCTTGGTCATGAGATTGAGAATCTATAAGATTTAAATCCCATCTCAGCCATTAAAGCAACATCTTCTTTTCAGTGGTTATAGTGATCTGTTGCTACTTTAAACCCTGTAATACCTTTTGGATAATTTTTTCTTTCATCAAATTTATCCATTATCGATGGAACTTTTCCTCCTTGATTTATTGCTCCTTCAAATTGGTATGCACTACTTGAAGCACCCCATAAGAAATTTTTTGGAAATTTATTCATTATTTTTTTCCTCCTTTGTTAAGAAATATAACCCGCCATAGCAAGCTGCTTGATTTTTTAAAATAGATACATCAAATTTTGACTCTATATTTTCACATGTGTACATAAGCTTCTTATCTCAGTAAAAATTTTTGTGTTTTGTTAATTTTTGCTTAATCATTTCAATAAATTGTTCGTTGGAACTAACTCCCCCACCAATAGTTAATAAGTCAAAGTCTAAAATATAATTTAAATTTATTATTAACTTAGCTAAGTGAGAAGTAAAATCATCCATCATTTCAATAACTAATTTATCATTTGAGTTATATAACTCAAAGAATTCTTCTCCTGTTATTTTTTTTCCTGTTCTCATTAAATACTTAATTAAAGCAGTCCCCATTCCTGTATCAAAAGTTATAGTTGCTGGGTCTGTTTTATTTAAACTACTATACATTTTACCTATTTCACCAGCTTGAAATGTATTTCCATTAAAAAGCTCTCTATTAATTATAATTCCACATCCAATTGCCGTTCCAATTGTTAAGTGAATCATATTTATTATTTTAGAATTATTTTTAATTCTTTCATTATACTCCCCTAACACTGCAGCTTTAGCATCATTTAAAAGAACAAATTTATTTAATTTAGAATACTTACTAAAATATTTAATTAAATCAATATCAACATCTTTGATTGCTGATTCACTAAGTACTCTTTTATTTTTTGTATCAATAATTCCAGGTAAGCATATTGCTAAATTAAATTTTTCAGATTCCTGGTCAAGTACTTTTGATATTTCAGATAATACATCTACAAATGAAGTTCGAAGATCTTCTAAGTTTTTTGAACTTGCTATTGTATAATTTATTCAAAAACTTTTAGTTACTTTATTATTTTTAAAGATAATACATTTTGTAGATGTT is part of the Spiroplasma cantharicola genome and encodes:
- a CDS encoding ROK family protein, whose translation is MYNYCFDIGGTSTKCIIFKNNKVTKSFWINYTIASSKNLEDLRTSFVDVLSEISKVLDQESEKFNLAICLPGIIDTKNKRVLSESAIKDVDIDLIKYFSKYSKLNKFVLLNDAKAAVLGEYNERIKNNSKIINMIHLTIGTAIGCGIIINRELFNGNTFQAGEIGKMYSSLNKTDPATITFDTGMGTALIKYLMRTGKKITGEEFFELYNSNDKLVIEMMDDFTSHLAKLIINLNYILDFDLLTIGGGVSSNEQFIEMIKQKLTKHKNFYWDKKLMYTCENIESKFDVSILKNQAACYGGLYFLTKEEKNNE